One genomic segment of Pseudomonadota bacterium includes these proteins:
- a CDS encoding multifunctional CCA addition/repair protein yields MQVYLVGGAVRDRLLGRAVSERDWVVVGATPAELERAGYLPVGRDFPVFLHPKTKEEHALARLERKVAPGYRGFTTEFSPDVKLEDDLRRRDLTINAMAEDDAGNIVDPYGGRQDLDARLLRHVSEAFVEDPVRILRVARFAARYAPLGFRVADETLALMRKMVADGEANALVAERVWTETEKALGEPRPDVFIGVLRDCGALQVVYPEIDALFGVPQPEKWHPEIDTGVHQLLALRAAVKLGGGGAARFAVLMHDLGKGVTPAEMLPSHHGHEETGVALVEQLCARLRVPNHLRELGVMTARFHTHVHRAFELRAATVLSTLESCDALRRPERFADFLLACEADKRGRSGLEEQPYPQRAYFAQAQAAAAAVAMSADERRGLTGEQIGQQLRKMRIAAIEELKAAIPKT; encoded by the coding sequence ATGCAAGTGTACTTGGTGGGCGGCGCGGTCCGGGACCGGTTGCTCGGGCGTGCAGTGTCCGAACGCGACTGGGTCGTCGTGGGCGCCACTCCGGCCGAACTGGAACGCGCGGGCTACCTTCCGGTGGGCCGCGACTTCCCCGTCTTCCTGCATCCAAAAACCAAGGAAGAACACGCGCTGGCGCGGCTCGAGCGCAAGGTGGCTCCCGGATATCGCGGCTTCACCACCGAATTCTCACCCGACGTGAAACTCGAGGACGACCTGCGCCGCCGCGACCTGACCATCAATGCGATGGCCGAGGATGACGCGGGCAATATCGTCGACCCCTATGGCGGCCGGCAGGATCTCGACGCGCGGCTGCTGCGGCACGTGTCCGAGGCGTTCGTCGAAGACCCGGTACGCATCCTGCGCGTGGCGCGGTTCGCCGCGCGTTACGCGCCGCTGGGTTTTCGGGTCGCCGATGAAACATTGGCGCTGATGCGCAAGATGGTCGCCGATGGCGAAGCCAACGCGCTGGTGGCCGAACGCGTGTGGACGGAAACGGAAAAGGCTCTCGGCGAGCCGCGGCCCGACGTATTCATCGGCGTGTTGCGCGACTGCGGCGCGTTGCAGGTCGTCTACCCGGAGATCGACGCATTGTTCGGTGTCCCGCAGCCCGAGAAATGGCATCCCGAGATCGATACCGGCGTTCACCAATTGCTCGCGTTGCGTGCGGCGGTGAAGCTCGGCGGCGGCGGCGCCGCGCGTTTCGCGGTGCTCATGCACGATCTCGGCAAGGGCGTGACGCCCGCCGAAATGTTGCCCTCGCATCACGGCCACGAGGAAACCGGCGTGGCGCTGGTCGAACAGTTGTGCGCGCGCCTGCGCGTGCCTAACCACCTGCGCGAACTGGGTGTCATGACCGCGCGTTTCCACACCCACGTGCATCGCGCGTTCGAGCTGCGCGCGGCGACGGTGTTGAGTACGCTGGAAAGCTGCGATGCGTTGCGGCGCCCGGAACGGTTCGCCGATTTCCTGCTGGCCTGCGAAGCGGACAAACGCGGCCGCAGCGGTCTGGAAGAGCAGCCCTACCCGCAACGCGCCTATTTCGCGCAGGCGCAGGCGGCGGCGGCGGCCGTTGCGATGTCCGCGGACGAACGGCGCGGCCTGACGGGCGAGCAGATCGGCCAGCAGCTGCGCAAGATGCGCATCGCGGCCATCGAAGAATTGAAGGCGGCCATACCAAAGACCTGA
- a CDS encoding prolyl oligopeptidase family serine peptidase, with protein MMKMSGWFLLLGFALCAGAQQPAPASNTAAAASRDLWLGDEGRYVRQWLLLGPVRAAQADEIAKPGAATQIGLPTRGTAQNFSDGSAASWRAQGSYGDILDGFSAAGMKDGEAGIALASIERANAGNARLLIGGNVLGVWVNGRWIGGTQSSPAFVIDGATYEAPFNQGTNLVLLRVERLDRPVPLTLRVVEPGFVSESATGMAPYLMEVGGALQVFPGTTSNASQPTIEYEAIAPGGRVLGTQRAGRAAAATFDATPWPEGPYEIRVRSQNALGETVIVHLPWFKGDAQAAAQRLLEAAAAPGASEQVKMLAEMARDRRDGGWRELHSPLMEFAELALERAGKVGGARNSGFVRLGWTDEIDGSTQFCRAYLPDTFEAGKPLPALLFLHGYNPANPPYVRWWSIADRHNGVAERHDLIVLEPMGRGNVDYRWMGEADVLRCLDAATQRFKIDPERVYLTGESMGGNGTWLIASRHPGVFAAAAPVFGGWDYRINVNGYNYTNPEATRPMERFLHEAHSSFAGAEGLLHVPLYVLQGDRDNAVPVEQSRHGVQLLQRWGYDVRYREIPGRGHEDLRARDEIADWLLEHRRVTEPREVRLRSYDLAGAAAHWLTVSMWQNPFEMIEARARVVDGETIRIDTKNVASIVFSPPPGMLTQRGSGKLNVVWNGRRFLSSLPKTGVYGATAPGFEGSAGDKNRAREGRLSYFFDTPFAIVIGTTSKDSAMNAGLAAKADAFVDVWERWQHVKPRVYRDTEITPDVARRYSLLLLGGATANAVSARLAPQLPIAVTPAAITIGGRKFAARDAVAQLIYPHPENSQRYVLLVEATSPAGLRYWNPQQFWHALNGFPMNFWDWTIVDGRHVTQSPGLLPDRGWIAAGIFDRHWRRDDTFTVPGDAVLRARAHLRAPPPPGFKLPGAALDALTGRYQIDAGQIGGGGLINVVRAGDTISASAPEGGRAFTLEAETGDDFAIFGLGTPVTFRRDGAGAVTGLQYHYNGQEIVATRLGGS; from the coding sequence ATGATGAAGATGTCAGGCTGGTTTCTCCTGCTCGGCTTCGCGCTGTGCGCCGGCGCCCAACAACCCGCGCCCGCTTCCAATACCGCCGCCGCCGCGTCCCGCGACCTGTGGCTCGGCGACGAAGGCCGCTATGTGCGGCAATGGCTGTTGCTAGGCCCGGTGCGGGCCGCGCAGGCGGATGAAATCGCGAAGCCGGGCGCGGCCACTCAGATCGGTTTACCAACACGCGGCACCGCGCAAAACTTCTCCGACGGCAGCGCCGCCAGCTGGCGCGCGCAGGGTTCGTACGGCGACATCCTCGATGGCTTCAGCGCCGCGGGCATGAAGGATGGCGAAGCCGGCATCGCGCTGGCCAGCATCGAGCGCGCCAATGCCGGCAATGCCCGGCTGCTGATCGGCGGAAACGTGCTCGGCGTGTGGGTCAACGGGCGGTGGATAGGCGGCACACAGAGCTCGCCCGCGTTCGTCATCGACGGCGCGACTTATGAGGCGCCCTTCAATCAGGGCACCAACCTCGTCCTGCTACGCGTCGAAAGGCTCGATCGGCCGGTGCCGCTGACCCTGCGCGTGGTCGAACCGGGTTTCGTGAGCGAATCGGCAACCGGCATGGCGCCGTACCTGATGGAAGTCGGCGGCGCGCTGCAGGTGTTTCCGGGCACGACGTCGAACGCGAGCCAACCCACGATCGAATACGAGGCGATTGCGCCGGGCGGTCGCGTGCTCGGCACGCAGCGGGCCGGTCGCGCTGCGGCAGCGACATTCGATGCGACGCCATGGCCGGAAGGGCCGTACGAAATCCGTGTGCGCAGCCAGAACGCGCTGGGCGAGACCGTCATCGTTCACCTGCCCTGGTTCAAGGGCGATGCACAGGCCGCCGCGCAGCGCCTTCTCGAGGCCGCTGCCGCCCCGGGCGCCAGCGAGCAGGTGAAGATGCTGGCCGAGATGGCGCGCGATCGTCGCGACGGCGGCTGGCGCGAACTGCACTCCCCGCTGATGGAGTTCGCGGAGCTCGCGCTCGAGCGCGCCGGAAAGGTGGGTGGCGCCCGCAACAGCGGTTTCGTCCGGCTCGGCTGGACCGACGAGATCGACGGTTCGACACAGTTCTGCCGCGCCTATCTACCGGACACGTTCGAGGCCGGCAAGCCGCTGCCCGCGCTGCTGTTCCTGCACGGCTACAACCCGGCGAACCCGCCGTACGTGCGCTGGTGGTCGATCGCCGACCGCCACAACGGCGTGGCCGAACGCCACGACCTCATCGTTCTCGAGCCCATGGGCCGGGGCAACGTCGATTACCGCTGGATGGGTGAAGCCGACGTGCTGCGTTGCCTCGACGCGGCCACGCAGCGCTTCAAGATAGACCCGGAGCGCGTGTATCTCACGGGCGAATCCATGGGCGGCAACGGCACCTGGCTGATCGCCTCGCGTCATCCCGGCGTGTTCGCCGCGGCCGCGCCGGTGTTTGGCGGCTGGGATTACCGCATCAACGTCAACGGCTACAACTACACGAACCCCGAGGCGACGCGTCCGATGGAGCGTTTCCTGCACGAGGCGCACTCCTCGTTCGCCGGCGCCGAGGGCTTGCTCCATGTTCCGCTGTATGTGCTGCAAGGAGATCGCGACAACGCGGTGCCGGTGGAACAATCGCGACACGGCGTGCAGCTGCTGCAGCGCTGGGGTTATGACGTGCGTTACCGCGAGATTCCCGGCCGCGGGCACGAAGACCTGCGCGCCCGCGACGAAATCGCCGACTGGCTGCTCGAACACCGGCGCGTGACCGAGCCGCGCGAAGTGCGGCTGCGTTCGTACGACCTGGCCGGTGCCGCGGCGCACTGGCTCACGGTGTCGATGTGGCAGAACCCGTTCGAGATGATCGAGGCCCGCGCCCGCGTGGTGGACGGCGAGACCATCCGGATCGACACGAAGAACGTGGCGAGTATCGTATTCAGCCCGCCACCCGGAATGCTCACGCAGCGTGGCAGCGGCAAGCTCAATGTCGTGTGGAATGGCCGCCGCTTTCTGTCGTCGCTGCCGAAGACTGGCGTCTACGGCGCTACGGCGCCGGGCTTCGAAGGCAGCGCGGGCGACAAAAATCGCGCCCGCGAAGGCCGGCTCAGCTACTTCTTCGACACACCGTTCGCCATCGTGATCGGAACGACTTCGAAGGACTCCGCCATGAATGCGGGGCTCGCCGCCAAGGCCGATGCCTTCGTCGACGTGTGGGAGCGCTGGCAACACGTCAAACCACGCGTGTATCGCGATACCGAGATCACGCCCGACGTCGCGCGGCGTTACTCGCTGCTGCTGCTGGGCGGCGCGACCGCGAACGCGGTGAGCGCGCGGCTCGCACCGCAGCTGCCGATCGCCGTCACGCCGGCCGCGATCACGATCGGCGGCCGCAAATTCGCGGCCCGCGATGCGGTCGCGCAGCTGATCTACCCGCACCCGGAGAATTCGCAGCGTTACGTGCTGCTGGTCGAGGCGACCTCACCTGCCGGCCTGCGTTACTGGAACCCGCAGCAGTTCTGGCATGCGCTCAACGGCTTCCCGATGAATTTCTGGGACTGGACCATCGTCGACGGCCGGCACGTCACGCAGTCGCCCGGACTTTTGCCCGACCGCGGCTGGATCGCGGCGGGAATCTTCGATCGCCATTGGCGCCGCGACGATACGTTCACGGTGCCCGGCGATGCGGTGTTGCGCGCCCGCGCGCACTTGCGTGCGCCGCCGCCGCCCGGCTTCAAACTACCGGGCGCGGCGCTGGACGCGCTCACCGGACGCTACCAGATCGACGCCGGGCAGATCGGCGGTGGCGGGCTGATCAACGTCGTGCGGGCGGGAGACACGATCAGCGCGAGCGCGCCCGAAGGCGGCCGCGCCTTCACGCTCGAGGCCGAAACCGGCGACGATTTCGCCATCTTCGGCCTGGGCACACCGGTGACGTTCCGGCGCGATGGCGCGGGCGCCGTCACCGGCCTGCAATATCACTACAACGGCCAGGAGATCGTCGCCACGCGGCTCGGCGGTTCTTGA
- a CDS encoding undecaprenyl-diphosphate phosphatase, with protein MSWLEAIILGLVEGITEFLPISSTGHLIITRSLLGLEGAAVDRQLIIIQGAAILAVCWEFRQKLLHTAFTLHKDAVSRRFVINLFIVSVPLAVLGLLFEDQIKAVLFNAVSVAIALVVGGVIILWAEKRTHTERVQNVDQLTALDAVKLGLFQALALIPGTSRSGATIIGGLLCGLSRRTAAEFSFFAALPVLLAATALEIWKARAEFATAEVETLAVSCVVSFVSALLATKFLLRIVSRYSFASFAWYRIAFGVLILVTAYTGVVRW; from the coding sequence ATGTCCTGGCTCGAAGCGATCATCCTGGGGTTAGTCGAAGGCATCACCGAGTTCCTGCCGATCTCGAGCACCGGCCATCTGATCATCACGCGCTCCTTGTTAGGTCTCGAGGGCGCGGCGGTCGACCGGCAGCTCATCATCATCCAGGGCGCCGCCATCCTCGCGGTGTGCTGGGAATTCCGCCAGAAGCTGCTGCACACGGCATTCACGCTGCACAAGGACGCGGTATCGCGCCGCTTCGTGATCAATCTGTTCATCGTGTCGGTGCCACTCGCGGTGCTGGGCCTGCTTTTCGAGGATCAGATCAAGGCGGTGTTGTTCAACGCGGTGTCGGTCGCCATCGCGCTGGTGGTCGGCGGCGTCATCATCCTGTGGGCCGAGAAACGCACGCATACCGAACGCGTGCAGAACGTCGACCAGCTGACGGCGCTCGACGCGGTGAAGCTCGGCCTGTTCCAGGCGCTGGCGCTCATTCCGGGCACCAGCCGCTCGGGTGCGACCATCATCGGCGGCTTGTTATGCGGCCTGTCGCGCCGCACCGCCGCCGAATTTTCGTTCTTCGCCGCGCTGCCGGTGCTGCTGGCCGCCACCGCGCTCGAAATCTGGAAGGCGCGCGCCGAATTCGCGACGGCGGAAGTGGAGACACTGGCCGTGAGCTGCGTCGTGTCGTTCGTCAGCGCGTTGCTCGCCACCAAATTCCTGCTGCGGATCGTGAGCCGTTATTCCTTCGCATCCTTCGCCTGGTACCGCATCGCCTTCGGCGTGTTAATCCTGGTCACCGCCTACACCGGCGTGGTCCGCTGGTAA
- a CDS encoding helix-turn-helix transcriptional regulator, translated as MKFDFEKFYQAVNAKRTQRAASWRQVAREIGIGKSTLARMAQNKRPDADGLAALSFWAEVNPADFVFVDQPPVAAADNAQHGASAMSA; from the coding sequence ATGAAATTCGACTTCGAGAAGTTCTACCAGGCGGTCAATGCCAAGCGCACGCAGCGCGCCGCGTCGTGGCGCCAGGTCGCACGCGAAATCGGCATCGGCAAATCCACTCTCGCACGCATGGCGCAGAACAAACGCCCCGACGCCGACGGCCTCGCCGCGCTGTCGTTCTGGGCCGAGGTGAATCCGGCGGACTTCGTGTTCGTCGACCAGCCGCCGGTCGCGGCCGCCGACAACGCGCAGCACGGCGCCAGCGCGATGAGCGCCTGA
- a CDS encoding LytTR family DNA-binding domain-containing protein, with amino-acid sequence MNVLIVDDEPLAREGIALLLRDEASITGMAQARNGAEAVAMIRAERPDLLLLDVQMPELDGFGVLKELGADAIPPVIFITAHDKYAIQAFEVNAIDYLLKPVTRERFSQALGRVRERLRIQGADNRHVVSLLQQLSLQPKYLARIALRAAGKISFVGIEDILYVQAAENYVQLHLKGSRHLLHVPIATLEASLDPAMFLRIHRSLIVNLRHIQQLETGPHGEYIVLLHGGARLQSSRSCHEKIKQWAANPF; translated from the coding sequence ATGAACGTCCTGATCGTCGACGACGAGCCGCTGGCGCGCGAGGGTATCGCGCTGCTGCTGCGCGACGAGGCGTCGATCACCGGCATGGCGCAGGCCCGCAACGGCGCCGAAGCCGTCGCGATGATCCGCGCCGAGCGGCCGGATCTGCTGTTGCTCGACGTGCAGATGCCCGAGCTCGACGGCTTTGGTGTGCTCAAAGAGCTCGGCGCGGACGCGATTCCGCCGGTCATCTTCATCACCGCGCACGACAAGTACGCGATCCAGGCATTCGAGGTGAACGCCATCGACTATCTGCTGAAACCGGTGACGCGCGAGCGATTTTCGCAGGCACTGGGGCGCGTGCGCGAGCGGCTGCGCATCCAGGGAGCGGACAACCGCCACGTCGTTTCGCTGCTGCAGCAGCTATCGCTGCAGCCGAAGTACCTGGCGCGGATCGCGCTGCGCGCCGCCGGCAAGATTTCATTCGTGGGTATCGAGGACATCCTGTACGTGCAGGCGGCGGAGAACTACGTGCAGCTGCACCTCAAGGGCTCGCGCCACCTGTTGCACGTGCCGATCGCGACGCTCGAGGCATCGCTCGATCCGGCCATGTTCCTGCGCATCCACCGCTCGTTGATCGTGAACCTGCGGCATATCCAGCAGCTCGAGACGGGGCCGCACGGCGAATACATCGTGCTGCTGCACGGCGGGGCGCGCCTGCAGTCGAGCCGCAGCTGCCACGAGAAGATCAAGCAGTGGGCGGCGAACCCTTTCTAG
- a CDS encoding sensor histidine kinase, whose protein sequence is MRIPRKIKPWAFYFLGWTLVGAIYFGQNVTRRFYWEDPNPWADLRYWFANIYISALLTPLIIFAGRRWPLERQNLARVLALHLLLSIAWTVSRLGLEAAFHLGWNEFWPIVPAITFQSEITLLFIFGFHTGILAYWVVLSIQSAIRNYSRFQERAQEALRLDLRTSQLETQVAQARLGALKAQLQPHFLFNTLNAIVVLVRQQKGQQAEETLARFSDLLRAVLADMDAQEVTLARELEYLKLYLSIEQVRFSDRLRVDIDVDAELLDAAVPHMGLQPIVENAIRHGIGQRATPGVIEIRAARVGDVLHLTVRDDGPGFSAPGAGGSRLGLTNTRARLKQLYGDGSSLDTANDARGGALVTMTLPFHCAEPK, encoded by the coding sequence GTGAGAATTCCGCGCAAGATCAAGCCCTGGGCTTTCTACTTTCTCGGCTGGACGCTGGTCGGCGCCATCTACTTCGGCCAGAACGTCACGCGCCGTTTCTATTGGGAAGATCCGAATCCGTGGGCGGACCTGCGTTACTGGTTCGCCAACATCTACATCTCGGCCCTGCTGACGCCGTTGATCATCTTTGCCGGGCGCCGCTGGCCGCTCGAGCGGCAGAACCTGGCGCGCGTGCTCGCGCTGCATCTGCTGCTCAGCATCGCGTGGACTGTCTCGCGCCTCGGCCTCGAGGCCGCGTTTCATCTCGGCTGGAACGAGTTCTGGCCCATCGTGCCCGCGATCACGTTCCAGAGCGAGATCACGCTGCTGTTCATCTTCGGCTTTCACACCGGCATTCTCGCGTACTGGGTGGTGCTGAGCATCCAGTCGGCGATCCGCAACTACTCGCGTTTCCAGGAGCGCGCGCAGGAGGCGCTGCGACTGGATCTGCGCACTTCGCAGCTCGAGACCCAGGTCGCGCAGGCGCGGCTCGGCGCGCTCAAGGCGCAATTGCAGCCGCACTTCCTGTTCAACACGTTGAACGCCATCGTGGTGCTGGTACGGCAGCAGAAGGGCCAGCAGGCGGAGGAGACGCTGGCGCGTTTCAGCGACCTGCTGCGCGCGGTGCTCGCGGACATGGATGCGCAGGAGGTGACGCTGGCGCGCGAGCTCGAGTACCTGAAGCTCTATCTATCCATCGAGCAGGTGCGCTTCTCGGACCGGCTGCGCGTGGACATCGACGTCGATGCCGAACTGCTCGACGCCGCCGTACCCCACATGGGATTGCAGCCCATCGTCGAGAACGCGATCCGGCACGGCATCGGCCAACGCGCCACGCCGGGTGTCATCGAGATTCGCGCCGCGCGCGTGGGCGATGTGTTGCACCTGACCGTCCGCGATGACGGCCCGGGATTCAGCGCACCGGGCGCCGGGGGGTCGAGGCTGGGCCTCACAAACACGCGCGCGCGGCTCAAACAACTCTATGGCGATGGGTCGTCGCTCGACACCGCCAACGATGCGCGCGGTGGCGCGCTGGTGACGATGACCTTGCCGTTTCACTGCGCGGAACCGAAATGA
- a CDS encoding cytochrome P460 family protein: MSGRAIALAIAGVLAAVAVARTPDNVYFPQGYRDWQVVKFKLIGPGNPNYERQGGFRHHFANPTALGSWGHFRDGSVIVDERVLAAPDEHGVWQAGLLGHVAVMRKDRKHFADTGGWYFNVFSSNDTAIGLTPAQAKAACFDACHKAQAARDFVFSDPRR; this comes from the coding sequence ATGTCCGGCCGGGCGATTGCGCTCGCCATTGCGGGCGTGCTGGCCGCCGTCGCGGTTGCACGAACGCCAGACAACGTCTACTTCCCGCAGGGCTACCGGGACTGGCAAGTCGTCAAGTTCAAGCTGATCGGCCCCGGCAACCCTAACTACGAAAGGCAGGGCGGCTTCCGGCATCATTTCGCCAACCCCACGGCGCTCGGGAGCTGGGGACACTTTCGCGACGGTTCGGTCATCGTGGACGAACGCGTCCTCGCCGCCCCCGACGAACACGGCGTGTGGCAGGCGGGCCTGCTCGGCCACGTCGCCGTGATGCGCAAGGACCGCAAACACTTCGCCGACACGGGTGGCTGGTATTTCAACGTCTTCAGCTCGAACGACACCGCCATCGGACTGACGCCCGCCCAGGCGAAGGCCGCCTGTTTCGATGCCTGTCACAAGGCGCAGGCAGCGCGTGACTTCGTATTCAGCGACCCGCGTCGCTGA
- a CDS encoding SAM-dependent methyltransferase: MTSAASVTTLPPLEPDEQAHSDRVVAHIRAFIAERGGVMGFDAFMRLALYAPGLGYYSAGATKIGDAGDFVTAPEVSNLFSRCLARQAADVLRDIGGDVLELGAGSGRMAADILTELATLDVLPDRYLILEVSADLAARQRERLSQLPAELSRRVQWLDRWPEPPIRGVVLANEVLDAMPFERFVLRAQPGGIGVFALGVAFEGDRFVWRETSPTPELLHAVADIVEALPAPLPDGYVSEVCLSFQPWIASLAAHLEEGVALLIDYGLPRAQLYHPERITGTLRCHFRHRAHDDPFVNVGLQDITAWVDFTRIAEAADSAGLAVQGFATQAAFLIGAGIEAVLTADLQAAGDDMKAQTRLAGEARRLLLPGEMGEVFKVIALARQYESPLSGFATQTLTL; this comes from the coding sequence ATGACTTCTGCCGCCTCCGTCACAACCTTGCCGCCGCTCGAGCCCGACGAGCAGGCCCATTCCGACCGCGTGGTGGCGCATATCCGCGCCTTCATCGCCGAACGCGGTGGCGTCATGGGTTTCGACGCGTTCATGCGCCTGGCGCTGTACGCGCCCGGGCTCGGCTACTACAGCGCTGGCGCCACGAAAATCGGTGACGCCGGCGATTTCGTCACCGCGCCGGAGGTTTCGAACCTGTTCTCGCGCTGCCTCGCGCGCCAGGCCGCGGACGTCCTGCGCGACATCGGCGGCGATGTGCTGGAGCTCGGCGCCGGCTCCGGACGCATGGCCGCGGACATCCTCACGGAGCTCGCGACGCTCGATGTCCTGCCGGACCGTTATCTCATTCTCGAGGTGAGCGCCGATCTCGCCGCGCGGCAACGCGAGCGGCTGTCGCAGCTGCCGGCGGAACTCTCGCGCCGCGTGCAGTGGTTAGACCGGTGGCCCGAGCCGCCGATCCGCGGCGTGGTGCTCGCCAACGAAGTGCTCGACGCGATGCCATTCGAACGATTCGTGCTGCGCGCGCAGCCGGGCGGCATCGGCGTGTTCGCGCTCGGGGTTGCCTTCGAAGGCGACCGGTTCGTCTGGCGCGAGACCTCCCCGACGCCCGAGCTCCTGCATGCCGTCGCGGACATCGTCGAGGCACTGCCCGCGCCGTTGCCCGATGGTTACGTGTCCGAAGTCTGCCTGTCGTTCCAGCCCTGGATCGCGAGCCTCGCGGCGCATCTCGAGGAAGGCGTAGCGCTGTTGATCGACTACGGTCTGCCGCGCGCGCAGCTCTATCATCCCGAGCGCATCACGGGGACGCTGCGCTGCCATTTCCGCCATCGCGCGCACGACGACCCGTTCGTCAACGTCGGGCTGCAGGACATCACCGCGTGGGTGGATTTCACGCGTATCGCCGAAGCGGCCGACAGCGCCGGCCTCGCAGTGCAGGGCTTCGCGACCCAGGCCGCGTTCCTGATCGGCGCCGGCATCGAGGCCGTGCTGACTGCCGACCTGCAGGCGGCCGGCGACGACATGAAGGCGCAAACGCGGCTCGCCGGCGAAGCGCGCCGGCTGCTGCTGCCCGGAGAGATGGGCGAAGTTTTCAAAGTGATCGCGCTGGCGCGGCAGTACGAATCCCCGCTCTCGGGCTTCGCCACGCAGACGCTCACGCTCTAG
- a CDS encoding pteridine reductase, with the protein MSDRSLTGRTVLITGGARRVGAVIARVLHEAGANLVVHYRRSANEAAQLADELNAKRPKSIVTIQADLLDVGQLPSLVEFSQRAFGGLDVLVNNASSFYPTPIGEVTPAAWDDLMGSNLKVPLFLSQAAAPALRKSNGLIVNIVDIHSLRPLRNYTVYCAAKAGLHMLTRSLAKELGPEVRVNGISPGPVLWPEGQSDDGAREKIVDSTILKRMGTPLDIARAVLFFATSAPFITGQILAVDGGRSVGW; encoded by the coding sequence ATGAGTGACCGAAGTCTAACGGGCAGGACGGTGTTGATCACGGGTGGCGCACGGCGCGTGGGCGCGGTGATCGCCCGCGTCCTGCACGAGGCTGGTGCGAACCTCGTCGTGCACTATCGACGATCGGCCAACGAAGCAGCGCAGCTCGCCGACGAACTCAACGCCAAACGTCCGAAATCCATCGTCACGATACAGGCGGATCTGCTGGACGTGGGCCAGCTGCCGTCACTGGTGGAATTCTCGCAGCGCGCTTTCGGCGGTCTCGATGTGCTGGTGAACAATGCGTCGTCGTTTTATCCCACGCCCATCGGCGAAGTGACGCCGGCCGCGTGGGACGACCTGATGGGGAGCAACCTCAAGGTGCCGTTGTTCCTGTCACAGGCCGCGGCGCCCGCGCTGCGCAAGTCGAACGGGCTGATCGTGAACATCGTCGATATCCATTCGTTGCGCCCGCTGCGTAATTACACGGTGTACTGCGCGGCAAAAGCCGGGCTGCACATGCTGACGCGATCGCTCGCGAAGGAACTCGGCCCCGAAGTGCGCGTGAACGGGATTTCGCCCGGGCCGGTGTTGTGGCCCGAGGGGCAGTCCGATGACGGTGCGCGCGAGAAGATCGTCGACAGCACCATCCTCAAGCGCATGGGTACGCCCCTGGACATCGCACGCGCCGTGCTGTTCTTCGCGACCTCGGCGCCGTTCATCACCGGCCAGATACTCGCCGTCGATGGCGGCCGCAGCGTTGGGTGGTAG
- the folK gene encoding 2-amino-4-hydroxy-6-hydroxymethyldihydropteridine diphosphokinase yields MTAVYVAAGSNVDPEPNLVRACAEIAQTWPDARFSRAYRNAAVGFEGPEFINLVVGFTTDQSLREVLARLHAIEIACGRPRNAPKWASRTMDLDILLYGDLIEKTAEYTVPRPDLIRRPFMLGPMAEIAPEVTHPVSHKTMAELWREFDRGGHVMTPVTIA; encoded by the coding sequence ATGACCGCCGTCTATGTCGCGGCGGGCAGCAACGTCGACCCGGAACCGAACCTCGTGCGCGCCTGTGCCGAGATCGCGCAGACCTGGCCCGACGCGCGCTTCTCGCGCGCCTATCGGAACGCGGCGGTTGGTTTCGAAGGACCCGAGTTCATCAACCTGGTGGTCGGATTCACGACCGATCAATCGCTGCGTGAAGTTCTTGCGCGGCTGCATGCAATCGAGATTGCGTGCGGCCGGCCGCGCAATGCGCCGAAGTGGGCGTCGCGCACCATGGATCTCGACATCCTGCTGTACGGCGACCTGATCGAGAAAACCGCCGAGTACACCGTGCCGCGGCCGGATCTCATCCGGCGGCCGTTCATGCTGGGCCCGATGGCGGAGATAGCGCCGGAAGTCACGCATCCCGTGTCTCACAAGACGATGGCCGAGCTGTGGCGCGAGTTCGATCGCGGCGGTCACGTGATGACGCCCGTGACCATCGCGTGA
- the folB gene encoding dihydroneopterin aldolase, with protein sequence MSSGPKTFTIPSSASTADKGDRIFLHGLAVECIIGFIEWERRTKQTVVLDVEMPVDCARAAASDDVVDTLDYKRVAKRLIAFVSGSDFKLVETLAHRVALLILEEFEVEWVRLSVNKPGAIRGSKDVGVAVMRTRADLARK encoded by the coding sequence ATGAGCAGCGGCCCCAAGACGTTCACGATCCCAAGCTCGGCGTCGACGGCCGACAAGGGCGATCGCATCTTCCTGCACGGGCTGGCGGTGGAATGCATCATCGGCTTCATCGAGTGGGAGCGGCGCACGAAGCAGACGGTGGTGCTCGACGTCGAGATGCCGGTGGATTGCGCGCGCGCTGCGGCGTCGGACGATGTGGTCGACACGCTCGACTACAAGAGGGTCGCGAAGCGGCTCATTGCATTCGTGAGCGGATCGGATTTCAAGCTGGTGGAAACGCTGGCGCATCGCGTCGCGCTGCTGATCCTCGAGGAGTTCGAGGTCGAGTGGGTGCGGTTGTCGGTGAACAAACCGGGGGCGATCCGTGGATCGAAGGACGTGGGCGTCGCGGTGATGCGGACGCGCGCGGACCTGGCGCGTAAATGA